The following coding sequences lie in one Rutidosis leptorrhynchoides isolate AG116_Rl617_1_P2 chromosome 4, CSIRO_AGI_Rlap_v1, whole genome shotgun sequence genomic window:
- the LOC139904308 gene encoding protein phosphatase 1 regulatory inhibitor subunit PPP1R7 homolog, with amino-acid sequence MEQTTANNPMNNEEESTQLTVLDATSYQLHDLDSIDFPPSLIEIDLTANRLKKLDSRISNLSNLKKLSLRQNLFDDAGVDPISQWNAISGLEELVLRDNQLKNIPDVSLFKTLLVFDVSFNEISSMSGLSKASSTLKELYVSKNEVSKIEEIEHLNELEILELGSNRLRVIENIHNMTKLQELWLGRNRIKSINLCGLKCIKKLSLQSNRLTSMKGLEECTSLEELYLSHNGITKMEGLSTLANLRVLDVSSNKLAAIEDIEKLTCLEDLWFNDNQLASLDCIAEAVSGSREKLTTIYLEHNPCAKSSDYLTILRQIFPNIEQIDSEVFA; translated from the exons ATGGAACAAACAACAGCTAACAATCCAATGAACAACGAAGAAGAATCAACACAGCTAACTGTCCTCGACGCCACCAGTTATCAGCTTCATGATCTCGACTCAATCGACTTCCCACCGAGCCTGATCGAAATCGATTTGACCGCAAATCGATTAAAGAAGTTAGATTCACGTATATCTAATTTATCAAATCTCAAAAAATTGTCTCTTCGTCAAAATCTCTTCGATGATGCAGGTGTCGACCCGATTTCTCAGTGGAACGCCATTTCTGGACTCGAG GAATTAGTTCTCAGGGATAACCAGCTGAAGAATATTCCCGATGTTAGCTTATTTAAAACCCTTTTGGTATTTGATGTTTCGTTCAATGAAATTTCGTCAATGAGTGGACTGTCAAAGGCATCAAGCACACTCAAGGAACTCTATGTCTCAAAAAATGAAGTTTCAAAAATTGAGGAGATTGAGCACCTCAATGAACTCGAAATTCTTGAACTTGGTTCCAACCGATTACGG GTGATCGAGAATATACACAACATGACAAAATTACAAGAGCTGTGGTTAGGTCGCAATCGTATAAAATCCATCAACTTATGCGGGTTAAAATGCATTAAGAAGCTCAGTTTGCAAAGCAATCGACTAACTTCTATGAAAGGGTTAGAG GAATGTACTTCTTTAGAAGAACTATACTTGAGCCATAATGGTATTACAAAAATGGAAGGCTTATCAACCCTGGCCAACCTGCGTGTGTTGGATGTTTCTTCAAATAAACTCGCAGCAATTGAAGACATTGAGAAACTTACATG TTTAGAAGATCTATGGTTTAATGACAATCAGCTGGCATCATTAGATTGCATTGCTGAGGCTGTTTCTGGATCGAGAGAGAAGCTCACCACTATCTATCTTGAGCACAATCCATGT GCAAAATCTTCAGACTATTTGACTATTCTGAGACAAATCTTCCCAAATATTGAGCAAATCGATTCAGAAGTGTTTGCTTAG